TACATGATTCCCGCTACGCTCATCCGCCGGCTGTTGTTCACCCTGACACTGAGTGCCATCCTCTCCCTCCCTCTAAGGGCGCAGGAATACCAGGTCGTCTACGAGGTCAGAAGCCAGTACCAGTTCATCACGGTACAGGACACCCCCAACGGGTATCGCCAGCTGATCTTCGACGGCAGGTTCGATGGCACGGACGCCATCCAGTCGGAGATGAACCTCGCCGACCACGACGAGCTGACGCTTTCGTACGCCCGGCACATCATGACCGTCTTGCCCATGGTGCCCAAGATCAAACGCATCCTGATCGTCGGACTGGGCGGGGCGTGCATGCAGCGCTACCTCCACAGGCTTCTGAACGACGCCACCATCGAGACGGCGGAACTCGATCCTGAAATCCGTGATGTCGCCACCAGATTCTTTTTCTTCAAGGAAGATGATCGCCAGATCGTTCATCTGGGCGACGGTCGTCAATTCATTGAGAATTCGAAGGACAAGTACGACATCATTTTCCTGGATGCCTTCAGCGCCACGTCGATCCCATACAGGCTGGCAACGCAGGAGTTTCTGAAGGCCGTCCGGGATCGCCTGGCTGACGGGGGCGTAGTGTGCGCCA
This genomic window from Terriglobia bacterium contains:
- a CDS encoding fused MFS/spermidine synthase, translating into MSGAVPVSFSGKYMIPATLIRRLLFTLTLSAILSLPLRAQEYQVVYEVRSQYQFITVQDTPNGYRQLIFDGRFDGTDAIQSEMNLADHDELTLSYARHIMTVLPMVPKIKRILIVGLGGACMQRYLHRLLNDATIETAELDPEIRDVATRFFFFKEDDRQIVHLGDGRQFIENSKDKYDIIFLDAFSATSIPYRLATQEFLKAVRDRLADGGVVCANLWDAEADYTDMLKTYASVFPELHVVKCASSGNSILLALPDKMELTVRAWIDRAEAFEKTHPTGLNLPQLINRGAAEKTDIPTSARVLLDKGKDMNR